CCGCGTGTGGCCGAACTGTTCGAAGCCCGCCGTCCCAAGGATCACGCTGTGATCGCTGAGATGGATGGCCGCATTCAGTTCATCCGCGAGTATAAGCAGAAGCGTAAGATTGCGATCGTTCCGGAAGAAGAGGGCAAGGACGCCATCGAATTCCTGGTACCGAAAGCGCGCCGCCTTGATGTCCAGGATGGCGACTATGTCAAACGCGGTGATTATATCATCGATGGCAATCCAGCCCCGCAGGACATTCTGGCTACGCTCGGGATTGAGGCGCTCGCCGAATATCTCGTCGACGAGGTTCAGAAGGTTTACCGCCTGCAGGGCGTGCCGATCAACGACAAGCATATCGAGGTGATTGTTCGCCAGATGCTGCAAAAGTTCGAGATCACGGATGCCGGTACGACCACGCTGATCAAGGGTGAGCACGTGGATGGGCTCGAACTTGAAGAAGCCAATGCCGCGGTGCGCAAGTCGAAGAAGGCCGATCAGCGCGAAGCCGTTGGCGTTCCGGTTCTGCTTGGTATCACCAAGGCGTCTCTGCAAACCCGCAGCTTCATCTCAGCCGCTTCCTTCCAGGAAACAACACGCGTGCTGACCGAAGCAGCGTTGCAAGGCAAAGTGGATACGCTGGAAGGCCTGAAAGAGAATGTCATTGTTGGGCGTCTCATCCCGGCCGGTACCGGCGGCGGCATGCGCGAAATGCGCAAGGTTGCCGCTCAGCGTGACCAGCAGCTGCGCAATAAGCGGGAAGCCGCGGCCAAGGAAGCTGCGGCTTCACTGCCCGCCCCGGAGGCTGCTGAATAAGCGATCATTTATCTGCAAATCTCAAAGCGCCGCGCTCAGGCTTGAGTGCGGCGCTTTTTTCATGCAGGGCTGGGACGTCGCTGGAATGGAAATCGGTATGTCAGCTCACGCATCGCAATTGCCGGACATCCCGTTGATCGAAGACGGAGATGAGATGCGCTCAGCGCTCATCGCGACGTATCCCGAGAATGCTGAAACGATTGAATCGTTGCACACGCACGGCTTTGCCGTGATTGAGCCAGACTTTGATCCTGAAGATTTGAAGGCTGTCGATGCTTGGTCCGAAGCCAAACTGAAGAATACTCCACGAATCCAGGATGGCTGGATCGAACAGGCCGCGATCGGCCGGCTTGCCGTACACGCGCCAGTGCTTGATCTGTTATCCAAGCTGTATGGCCGCAGAGCGTTCCCGTTCCAGACTCTGAATTTCGAAGTCGGGACCCAGCAGAAGCCGCATTCCGATACGTTTCACTTCAATTCTACACCTGCGCACTTCATGTGCGGAGTTTGGGTCGCGCTGGAGGATATCTCGCCGGAAGCTGGGCCGCTCATCTACTATCCTGGCAGCCACAAACTGCCAATTCTAGAGCGCGCTGAGATTGGCGGGGATCAGGCTTATGCCGACTATGAGAAACACATCGCTGGGCTCATTGATTCGCATGACCTGAAGCCTGAATATGGCCTGCTGAAACGCGGGCAGGCGCTTATCTGGTCGGCGAATCTGATTCATGGCGGTTCGCGCCGGATTGATCCGACATTGACCCGGCGCAGTCAGGTGACGCATTACTATTTCGAGGATTGCGCCTACCACACCCCGCTGGACTATGATCTGGAGCAGGGGGCTCACTTTGTTCGCCAACCATTTGATCTGTCTCGTCGCAAACACATATTGAGCCAGCGTAAGCATCTGAACGAGCAGCTCACCTTGCGTGAAATCCTGGCCCAGAGATGGCGCCTTTGGCGGCAGCGCCCGCCGCGATTCTGAAGGATCTGCGTCATTCGGTTATGGGTTTTAGCATCGTCTCTGCCGCCAAGGCTTGACGTCTCGAAGATCGAGGCTTAAACGCGCGACATGCTGGCTGGGCAGGTCCATTTTGGGTCTGCCCGGTAATCCTTTTGGGGATTACTGGTTTGGCAAACACAGAAATTTGAGCGGATGCAGGTCCGGGAACTCACGGCCCGTCTTGCGTCTCATCCGAAACTGGTCCGACAGGGGCCACGAAACTAGAGAGTATCAAGGCCCCTATGCCGACGATTCAACAGCTGATCCGGAAGCCGCGCAAGCCTAAGCCGCAGCGGTCCAAGACCCCCGCCCTCAAGGGCAACCCACAACGTCGCGGCGTTTGCACCCGCGTTTACACCACGACCCCGAAAAAGCCGAACTCGGCCCTTCGTAAAGTGGCCAAAGTGCGTCTGACGACTGGGTTCGAGTCGCTTTGTTACATTCCGGGTGAAGGCCACAACCTGCAGGAGCACTCTGTGGTGCTGATCCGCGGTGGTCGTGTGAAAGACCTTCCGGGTGTGCGCTACCACATTCTCCGCGGCGTTCTGGATACCCAGGGCGTGAAAGATCGTAAACAACGTCGTTCGCATTACGGCGTCAAGAAGCCGAAATAAGGGAGGGCTGAACCATGTCTCGTCGTCACCGCGCAGAGAAACGTCAGGTCCTGCCTGATCCGAAATTCAAGGACGTCGTCCTGTCTAAATTCATGAACCAGATCATGCAGGACGGCAAAAAGTCGACTGCTGAGCGCATCGTCTATGGTGCTCTGGATCTGGTAGAGTCCCGCGCCAAGAAAGACCCTGTCGAGGTTTTCCACGAAGCGCTGGAAGCCATTTCACCAGCGGTTGAGGTTCGGTCTCGCCGGGTTGGTGGTGCGACCTATCAGGTCCCGGTCGAAGTTCGTCCTGACCGTCGTCAGGCGCTGGCCATTCGCTGGCTCGCCGCTGCCGCAGGCAGCCGCAATGAGAATACCATGCGCGAGCGTCTTGCCGGAGAGCTGATGGATGCCTCTCAGGGTCGCGGAAACGCCGTCAAGAAGCGCGAAGACACGCACAAGATGGCGGAAGCCAACCGCGCGTTCTCGCACTATCGCTGGTAGATTTTTCAAAAGCTTCCGTTTCCTCCCGGAACACAACTACGAAGGTAAAGCCCATGGCCCGCGAATATCCGCTGGAGCGCTATCGTAACTTTGGTATTATGGCGCACATTGATGCCGGTAAGACCACGACGTCTGAACGCATTCTGTACTATACAGGCAAGTCGCACAAAATCGGCGAAGTGCATGATGGTGCTGCGACCATGGACTGGATGGAGCAGGAGCAGGAGCGTGGCATCACGATCACGTCCGCTGCGACCACCACGTTCTGGGAGCGCACAGAAGACGGCAACTCGGCCCAAACCGAAAAGCACCGTCTCAACATCATCGATACGCCCGGACACGTGGACTTCACGATTGAAGTTGAGCGCTCTCTGGCGGTTCTCGATGGCGCGGTCTGTGTTCTGGACGCCAATGCTGGCGTTGAACCGCAAACTGAAACCGTTTGGCGTCAGGCCGACCGGTATCACGTGCCGCGCATCGTGTTCGTCAACAAGATGGACAAGATCGGCGCAGACTTCTTCAATTGCGTTGACATGATCAAGGATCGCACCGGTGCGCAGCCGCTCCCGATCCAGTGCCCAATCGGTGCTGAGAGCGAGCTGGAAGGTCATGTTGACCTGATCACCATGCAGGAATGGGTCTGGGCCGGAGAAGACCTCGGCGCGACCTGGGAACTGCGTGAGATCCGCGACGAGCTGAAAGCCAAAGCCGAAGAAATGCGCTCTGAATTGGTTGAGCTTGCGGTTGAGCAAGACGAAGAAGCCATGGAAGCCTATCTCGAAGGCGAAGAGCCAAGCATCGAGAAGCTGCGCGAGCTGATTCGTAAGGGTACGCTGGAAATGGCGTTCGTCCCGGTGATCTGTGGGTCTGCGTTCAAGAACAAGGGCGTCCAGCCAATGCTGAATGCTGTGCTCGACTATCTGCCGAGCCCGCTCGATGTGCCAGCCTATATGGGCTTTAAACCAGGCGACGAAACGGAAACTCGTGACATTGCCCGGTCTGCTGACGATGCCCAGCCATTTGCTGGCCTTGCCTTCAAGATCATGAACGACCCATTCGTGGGCTCTCTGACCTTTGTTCGCATCTATTCAGGTGTGATGACCAAAGGCGGCTCTA
This DNA window, taken from Hyphomonas sp. Mor2, encodes the following:
- the fusA gene encoding elongation factor G — translated: MAREYPLERYRNFGIMAHIDAGKTTTSERILYYTGKSHKIGEVHDGAATMDWMEQEQERGITITSAATTTFWERTEDGNSAQTEKHRLNIIDTPGHVDFTIEVERSLAVLDGAVCVLDANAGVEPQTETVWRQADRYHVPRIVFVNKMDKIGADFFNCVDMIKDRTGAQPLPIQCPIGAESELEGHVDLITMQEWVWAGEDLGATWELREIRDELKAKAEEMRSELVELAVEQDEEAMEAYLEGEEPSIEKLRELIRKGTLEMAFVPVICGSAFKNKGVQPMLNAVLDYLPSPLDVPAYMGFKPGDETETRDIARSADDAQPFAGLAFKIMNDPFVGSLTFVRIYSGVMTKGGSMLNSTKDKQERIGRMMMMHSNNREEIEEAYAGDIIALAGLKATTTGDTLCAKNDPVVLETMTFPDPVIEIAVEPKSKADQEKMSVGLQRLAAEDPSFQVESDFESGQTIMKGMGELHLDILVDRLKREFKVEANIGQPKVAYREAIGRVADIDYTHKKQSGGSGQFARVKLTFEPLEAGSGFEFESKVVGGNVPKEYIPGVENGLKMAKENGLLAGYPVTDFKATLTDGAFHDVDSSVLAFEIAARAAFRELKTEGDPRLMEPVMKVEVVTPEDYMGDIIGDLNSRRGQIQGSEPRGNATAINAFVPLVNMFGYVSDLRGMSQGRAQFTMQFDHYAEVPKAEAQKITQELAG
- the rpsG gene encoding 30S ribosomal protein S7, which gives rise to MSRRHRAEKRQVLPDPKFKDVVLSKFMNQIMQDGKKSTAERIVYGALDLVESRAKKDPVEVFHEALEAISPAVEVRSRRVGGATYQVPVEVRPDRRQALAIRWLAAAAGSRNENTMRERLAGELMDASQGRGNAVKKREDTHKMAEANRAFSHYRW
- the rpsL gene encoding 30S ribosomal protein S12, which codes for MPTIQQLIRKPRKPKPQRSKTPALKGNPQRRGVCTRVYTTTPKKPNSALRKVAKVRLTTGFESLCYIPGEGHNLQEHSVVLIRGGRVKDLPGVRYHILRGVLDTQGVKDRKQRRSHYGVKKPK
- a CDS encoding phytanoyl-CoA dioxygenase family protein, with protein sequence MSAHASQLPDIPLIEDGDEMRSALIATYPENAETIESLHTHGFAVIEPDFDPEDLKAVDAWSEAKLKNTPRIQDGWIEQAAIGRLAVHAPVLDLLSKLYGRRAFPFQTLNFEVGTQQKPHSDTFHFNSTPAHFMCGVWVALEDISPEAGPLIYYPGSHKLPILERAEIGGDQAYADYEKHIAGLIDSHDLKPEYGLLKRGQALIWSANLIHGGSRRIDPTLTRRSQVTHYYFEDCAYHTPLDYDLEQGAHFVRQPFDLSRRKHILSQRKHLNEQLTLREILAQRWRLWRQRPPRF